From a region of the Syngnathoides biaculeatus isolate LvHL_M chromosome 2, ASM1980259v1, whole genome shotgun sequence genome:
- the ogg1 gene encoding N-glycosylase/DNA lyase produces the protein MRTVMGTHAVLSSGVNAWKSLACAKSELRLDLTLACGQSFRWRETADGHWTGVMRGQVWTLTQTDNTLWYHVYKHKGRPVHKEVEPGEGGGSLNEKNKGQMKCERTVKKEEEKEAAAVNLQDETADEAVLRDYFHLNENLRAMYKKWGAADPHFKQIADIFTGVRLLRQDPTECLFSFICTSNNHISRIQGMVERLCQAKGNLLCQLDDTTYYDFPSLLALADNNTEACLRELGFGYRARFLQQSANQILDNHSPEWLQGLRSVPYAEARDALRALPGVGTKVADCVCLMSLDKVDAVPVDTHVWQIAKRDYKYAFANEPKSLTEKLHKDIGDFFRNLWGPYAGWAQSVLFCADLKKFQKMKETPCLKRAKKESDNLSLVTCKKPNIKTGKNGTVKPSKPKSASQKMGKAF, from the exons CTGGAGAGAGACCGCAGATGGACACTGGACTGGAGTGATGAGAGGACAAGTGTGGACTCTTACTCAGACAGATAACACCTTGTGGTACCACGTTTACAAACACAAAGGCAGACCTGTGCATAAAGAAGTTGAGCCAGGTGAGGGTGGTGGCTCCCTCAATGAGAAAAACAAGGgacaaatgaaatgtgaaagAACCGtgaagaaggaagaggagaaggaggcagCGGCCGTAAACTTGCAGGATGAAACCGCGGATGAAGCCGTGCTGAGAGATTACTTCCATCTGAACGAGAATCTGAGGGCTATGTACAAGAAATGGGGAGCAGCAGACCCCCACTTCAAGCAAATTGCAGACATCTTCACTG GTGTACGGCTGCTCCGCCAGGACCCCACTGAATGcctcttttctttcatttgcacCTCCAACAACCATATTTCTCGCATTCAAGGCATGGTGGAGAGGTTGTGTCAGGCTAAGGGGAACCTGCTCTGCCAGCTCGATGACACCACGTACTATGACTTTCCTTCCTTGTTAGCCTTAGCAG ACAACAATACAGAAGCATGCCTCAGGGAACTCGGTTTTGGATACAGAGCTCGATTCCTGCAACAGAGTGCAAATCAGATTTTAGACAACCACTCTCCCGAATGGCTTCAAGGTCTACGCAGTGTCCCGTATGCAGAGGCGCGTGATGCTCTGCGGGCCCTACCCGGCGTGGGCACTAAG GTGGCAGATTGTGTATGTTTGATGTCCCTGGATAAGGTCGACGCTGTGCCAGTTGATACACACGTGTGGCAAATTGCGAAGCGTGACTATAAATACGCCTTTGCCAATGAACCCAAAAGCCTCACAGAAAAGCTTCACAAAGACATTG GGGATTTCTTCAGGAATTTGTGGGGTCCCTATGCTGGTTGGGCCCAGTCT GTGTTGTTCTGTGCCGATCTCAAGAAATTCCAAAAGATGAAAGAAACTCCATGTCTAAAAAGGGCAAAGAAAGAATCTGACAACCTAAGCTTGGTAACATGCAAGAAGCCAAATATTAAGACAGGAAAAAATGGTACAGTGAAACCCAGCAAACCCAAATCTGCTTCTCAAAAGATGGGGAAAGCTTTCTGA